The following nucleotide sequence is from Kiritimatiella glycovorans.
ATCGCGCCCTTAAAGGATATCCTGCGGACCGTTCCAGCCGCCAGGATTCCAGAGTTCCCGAATTCAAGCCTCCCCGATCCCCTTCGTCTCTCCGTCGATCCACGCGCGGACGCCTTCGGCGGCGTCCTGTCCGTCCCGGATGGCGCTCACCACGAGCGAGGCGCCGAGGGCCATATCGCCGGCGACGAAGACTCCTTCGAGACTGGTCCGGTGTCGCTCGTCGCGCGCGACGCGGCCACGTTCGTCGATCCGGAGATCGAGATCGTACATGTAGTTCGAGGGGGCCGGCTTGACAAATCCCATCGCCAGCAGGACCAGGTCAGCCTGAAGGGTGAATTCCGAGCCTGCGACTTCGCGCGGGACGGGTCGCCCTCCCTCTTCAGGTTCAACCCATTCCACCCTGACGCAGTTCAGCTGTCTCACACGGTTTTCCGCATCGCCCTCGAACGACTTCGTCATGACCGACCACCGTCGCTCGCAGCCTTCTTTGTGGCTGCTGGAGGTGCGCAGCGAACGCGGCCACAGGGGCCAGGGCGTGTCGCCCGGACGTTCCTTCGGGGGCTCGGGAAGGATCTCGAGCTGCGTCACGCTTTCGGCCCCCTGCCGGTTCGCGGTCCCCACGCAGTCGGCGCCCGTATCCCCGCCGCCGATGACCACGACATGGCGTCCCTCCGCATGGACACGGCGATCTTCCCGGACCGGTTCCCCCTCGTTGAGCAGGTTCTGGCAGCTCAGGAAGTCCATAGCGAAATGGATGCCGTCGAGCTCGCGTCCCGGGACCTCCAGATCGCGCGGCTCACGCGCCCCCCCGGTCAGCACGACCGCGTCGTAGCGCCGCCTCAGGAAACGGAAGGACAAGTCCGAGCCGATCTCCACGCCGCATTCAAACACGATGCCCTCGCGCTCCATCACCTCGACGCGGCGGTCGATGATCCATTTCTCCATCTTGAAGTCCGGGATGCCGTAGCGCAGCAGTCCGCCCGGACGGGGCGCGCTGTCAAAAACCGTGACCCTGAACCCGACACGATTGAGCTCATAGGCGGCGGAGAGCCCCGCCGGACCGGATCCGACCACGGCCACGGTCTGATCGCGCCGGTTCTCGGGCGGGCGGTTCGGGAAGAAGCCCTCCTCGAATCCGCGCTCCACGATCTCAAGCTCCATCTGACGGATCGTGACCGGATCGGCGTTGATGCCCAGTACGCAGGACGTCTCGCACGGCGCAGGACAGATCCTGCCCGTGAACTCGGGAAACGGGTTGGTCGAGAGCAAAATCTCCAGCGCATCCCGCCAGCGTCCGTGAAAGACGTGCTCGTTGAACTCCGGTATCACGTTCCCGACAGGACACCCGTGCGCGTGACAGAACGGCACCCCGCAGTCCATACAGCGCGCGCTCTGCCGGCGCACCTCCTCCGGATCCAGGCGGCGCTCCACGGCGCGGAAATCACGCACCCGCTCCTCGATTGGCCGGTAACCGGGTTCGCGCCGCCTGTACTTTATGAAGCCTCGATTCTTGTCCATTATTCTTCCCGCGCCTTAGGTTCCCCTTTGCGGTCGCCGCCCGATTCTGCTCGCGTCCCCTGTGCTTTTTTTGTGGCCATTCTTAATTCTTCCCCGCTTAACTTCGCGGCTCAGCGGGTCATCACCTCTTCACGCTCGGTGGCCTCGTCCTCGCGGCTCATGCGTCCGAGCACTCGGCGGTATTCCATCGGGAAGACCTTGATGAACCGGCGGCGGCAGGCGTCCCAGTGTTCGAGGATATAGGCCGCTTTAGGGCTGCCGGTGTACTGCCGGTGCTGTTCGATCAGCTCCCGCAATTCGCGCTCGTCTTCCTCCTCCTCGACCAGTTCGAGGTCGATCATCTCGAGGTTGCACTTGTCGTCGAACATCCCCGTCTCGTCGTAGACGTAGGCGAGTCCGCCGCTCATACCGGCGCCGAAATTGACCCCGGTCGGGCCGAGCACGACGATCCGGCCGCCGGTCATGTACTCGCATCCGTGATCGCCGATTCCTTCCACGACGGCGCGAGCGCCGCTGTTACGGATCGCGAAGCGTTCGCCGGCCTGACCGTTAAGGTACAGCTCGCCGCAGGTGGCCCCATAGAGCGCGACGTTGCCGGCGATAATCTGTTCCGAGGGCATGAAGGTCGCGCCCTGCGGCGGGCGCACGATGATCCGCGCACCGGAGAGTCCCTTGCCGAGGTAGTCGTTCGCCTCGCCTTCGAGCAGGAACGTCATCCCGCGCGCCGCGAACGCGGCGAAGCTCTGGCCGGCCGACCCGCGGCAGCGCAGCGTCACGGTACCGTCCGGCAGCCCTTCCATCCCGTAGCGGCGTGCGATCCGGCTGGAGAGGATCGTCCCCAGCGTCCGGTGCGTATTGCGCACGGGGAGATCGAGTTCCACGGGCTCCTTGCGTTCGAGCGCGCGTTCGATGCGCGGGAGGAGCCCGTAATCCACCGCCTCGTTCAGCCCGTGATCCTGCGGGATCGTGCAGCGCACCGCCTCCGGCGGCGCGTCCGCCCGGTAGAAGATCTGCGAGAAGTCGAGTCCGCGGGCCTTCCAGAATCCGATCGCGCGATTCATCGCGAGCAGGTCGGAGCGCCCGACCATGGCATCCATCGTCCGGAACCCGAGCTGCGCCATCAGCTCGCGCACCTCTTCGGCGACCATCAGCAGGAAGTTCACCACGTGTTCCGGCCGTCCGGTGTACCGCCGGCGGAGTTCGGGGTCCTGGGTCGCGATCCCGACCGGGCAGGTATTGTTATGGCACTTGCGCATCATCACGCAGCCGCAGACGATCAGCGCCGCGGTCGCGAAGCCGAACTCCTCGGCGCCGAGCAGCGCGCCGACCACCACGTCGCGCCCCGTCTTCATCTGACCGTCCACCTGCAGGCGGACCCGGCTGCGCAGCTCGTTGGCGACCAGCGTCTGCTGCGTCTCCGCCAGTCCGAGTTCCCACGGCATGCCGGTGTGTTTGATCGACGAAAGCGGCGAGGCGCCCGTGCCGCCGTCGTAACCGCTGATCAGGATCATGTCCGCGTGCCCCTTGGCCACGCCCGCCGCGACGGTCCCCACCCCGACCTCCGAGACCAGCTTCACCGAGACGCGCGCCTCGTCGTTGGCATTCTTGAGGTCATAGA
It contains:
- a CDS encoding glutamate synthase subunit beta, whose translation is MDKNRGFIKYRRREPGYRPIEERVRDFRAVERRLDPEEVRRQSARCMDCGVPFCHAHGCPVGNVIPEFNEHVFHGRWRDALEILLSTNPFPEFTGRICPAPCETSCVLGINADPVTIRQMELEIVERGFEEGFFPNRPPENRRDQTVAVVGSGPAGLSAAYELNRVGFRVTVFDSAPRPGGLLRYGIPDFKMEKWIIDRRVEVMEREGIVFECGVEIGSDLSFRFLRRRYDAVVLTGGAREPRDLEVPGRELDGIHFAMDFLSCQNLLNEGEPVREDRRVHAEGRHVVVIGGGDTGADCVGTANRQGAESVTQLEILPEPPKERPGDTPWPLWPRSLRTSSSHKEGCERRWSVMTKSFEGDAENRVRQLNCVRVEWVEPEEGGRPVPREVAGSEFTLQADLVLLAMGFVKPAPSNYMYDLDLRIDERGRVARDERHRTSLEGVFVAGDMALGASLVVSAIRDGQDAAEGVRAWIDGETKGIGEA